A region of the Primulina eburnea isolate SZY01 chromosome 7, ASM2296580v1, whole genome shotgun sequence genome:
TGAACGATGAATTGATTTGTATATTAATTCAAAGAATATCATACATGTATTGATGAAATACGATGatgttttttataattaaattcatgttggttgaataatttttttaaaaaataataaattattaatttaccgTTTAACTACTatctctttaaaaaaattttaaaaaattcaacgaTATTAATCTGTAAGATTTTTtacatattataaaaaaaataataaaaaccgAGTTGTGGTCTTTTAGATGGGATGTGAAGTGCCTGGGTAATCTTCCTCTTAAATTATCTATGACGTTTTATTCTCACTCTCTTTTTTGAGGAAAAAAAACAGGCATTGTTTCCCAAGAACCACAACCGTATTGATTTTCCAAACTTCCCAAGTGTAATTATTGGAAGAATATCtttgttaaatatatatttgacgACTCTTTGAAATTTAACGTATAAAGTGAGGAAACTTTAGGGACAGATGCTATCTTTGACGGGAAAAGAAACATCCAATCTGAAAAAATATTGTTAGCTATACAAAGATTCACAATCCTCTTCCTGTATAATCATCATTTCCACTGCTCCTATGTTTATCTCTTCATTCCACAAAAGCCCCACGCTGAGACAGGAAATTAAGCCGCGGGGATGAAAATAGGTAATATAGAGAGAATTCTCAATGACAAACTCAGGAACAATAAACTATTTATTTTTTGCTGGAGAAATAAAGGCCAGATATTATAGCAACTCCTGCAACTGCAACTCCAACAGCAGTGGCCATCCTGACAAGCGGAACACTATGGTTCTGTGATGGTATATTCAGAAGTTGTTTCACCTGTACATCATGGAAGCCAATTCAATGCCACTGATAGAACCAAGAATGTTAGAAGCATTGATGGAGAATCCTTAGTTGACATAAAAAGAGCAACTGAGTTGATTAGATGTGTGTTTGGTTATGGACAAGACAAATTGCACTTTCAAAGAAATGAGGGTTGCAAAACTCATTTGGCATGATGATTGTTAAGAATGATGCGAGGAGGTGTAGGTTTCAGGATGTCATATATGAAAAAGATTAATTCTACAAGCTGATTTTAAAACAATGAACATGTAGCACAGGGTTTCAGAAACATGATGCAATAACTAAGGGACGAGGTGTAATGATAAAATCCATTCTTACCTCAATAGGCTGCTTCCAGTTTTTACTGATCCCAGGTAGGTGCCCCTTCCCAACGACTGCTACCACTGAATTATGCTCACTGGCAACACTTAATAATGAGGCTGACATGAATCTGAGCACATATCGATAATAAATAAGATCATAACCGAAAAGGAAGTCATAAAGAAAAAATCTTCCATTAAGAACTACGGTCACATAACATAATAAAGTCCAAGTCTGCTAAGTGGATACTAAGATTAAATATGGAATGTTTAAAGACAACTAATTGTCACTAACTTATCACGCTCATGCACTAGGGTTTCCATAAGAGTTGGGAATTGCTTGCTCATCTCTTGAATTACAAGAGTTAACATGTCGACATCGTCCATTTCCTTCATCTGCACACAACGCAAAAGACGTCAGATTACTCCAATGGCATGATCAAAACAGAGACTTCAGAAGTAGTGCAGATAATATCTCCGCTTCACAAAAAATCAGAAAACCAAAAATATACCGCTTTATTGAGATCTTCAGGACTAGGCAAGAAAACTGATTGAAACAACAAGGAAGACAATAATTTTGTCTTGTGCCAAAGAGGCATTTTAATCCACGTTCTCCGCAGCGTTACCTACCAAAGAATGAAATAAATTACACGAATTGGATAGATAATAATGGTGAGTGTGTGACTGGTGAGTAACAGTAACAAAAACTCAGGAAATTCCTAGCACAAGAAATATTTCCCGGGTTTTATAAAAGAGACCATGAAGTATTTTACTTCTAAAATTAACCAATTGGAAATGGTTAGAATTAGATAATGAAGTATTATACTTTTAACATTAAGCAACTGGAAAAGGTTAAAATTATATTACACCGACTAAAACTCAAAGATCACGGAACAAAGCTAGTGTGAGGTGAGAAATGCCCAGCTACATCTCCCTCTCAGACATATGCCCAAACTACAGAAGCTTCCCATCTAAAATCACAAGGGATTTTTGTATTAATAACTAAGAAATACCTCCATGGAACTCCCAGCTAACTGTACTGTACCACCTTCAGGAAAGGTAAAATGTAATCATGATGTTTGAAGAGGCTTCTACTTTGGGCATACCTTATGGAGAAGGGCGCAATTTCCCAAAAGAAAATTGTAAAACAGTAACATAATTTCCGATAGATGGCAAAGCCAAAAGACATACACCCTATCTTTTCGCGAGTTCGAAAAGCAGTAGAACCAACAACTGTGCTATCACAGGCAATATACCTCAGGCATGAAGAAAACTTACTTGCACAGGTCGATCTCCAAGAATCACCTTGCCCCCATATTTCTTTGCTTCTTCATATGCCACACGGAACTCTGCCCCAGGAAAAACCTCAAGCTTACTAGCAACCTTATGAAACATATAGTGCAAATGAGATATAAACCTGATGTaaattttgtttaaatgatTTTGCTGTTAATCAATAAAAAGTTCTCCTGTTTAATAACCAACATGTTGGGGATGAAATCATGCCTTAGCAAGAAACCAGCTGTAAAGTATCCCAAAAAGATTATGATTTTTCTTCCACATATCCAACATTTCTCCCATTGTGGGCACCTGGTAAACCAAACATACTTGTCAATTTCCTTTCAGGTTCCGAATTTGAGCGCAACaaacaaaaataacattattaagGATGCATAAATCTTAAATTACTCCAAGATTAGAACTGAAATAGGAAAGTAATGCTGATAATCGGTATCCGGAACCTACAGTAACAACCAGAGCCATGCATACCATGTCAAGAAATTCAGTGAACAGATAGAAAGCAGCTAATGGATTCTCTTGCATGTTATAAATACTGGAAATTTACAAAACGGCAGAGAGGAAAACATAATGGAAGAAATAATTTTCTAATATAGCCAATGGCCGACCAATTAGCATATGCATATCAATACAAGTGCTTGCTTGTATTAACATAGTTTTCTAGTTCTTCATGGACTTCCTAATTATTAGGTTGATATGCAGCTGTCCCAAACAATTAATTAGCCAGAAGTTAACAAAAAGTAATGCAAAGAGTTCAATCGGCTAATGGCCAAGTTGTCCCCAGCCTCAAGCATGCTTGTTCATCCAAAAGGCATCAAAACAAACAGGGTACATAGAGGCTCCGTGGCTGAAATCTTTGTATCATAGAATTGTTTGACGTAGTTGCTGAGTTGTACTTATAACTATAAGGGAACAAGGTCAACAGGCGAAAGACCTTCAAATTATGCGGCATGAGAACAGCAACGCGGCTGGAGCATAACTCTAGGAAAACGACCTGCAATTAAAAAGGCTGCCTTTAACCACGTTTaggaaaaaaacataaaaactaaAACAAACAATCGATCAAATCTACTAAAACACAATAAACGAGTACAGTCATGTGATGTTTCAATCCATCAAACAAGAATTACTACTTTCAAATGTGAAGTACCTGAGGTTTCAAGAAATTGATTATAGCTTCGACTTCTTGGCAAGATTCCTACAAATGACAGAAGAAAACACAAACAAGTTAGTTTCAGTTTCTTTTGATCTCCATTTCTAAACATAGCCAAAGGAAAATATGTCCCAACTCCCAAGATTTTTTTCCTCGCGCGTACATATGCTGGAGTGTCATAAGCACAGTTTAGCAAAACAAATTCACAAAAAGGTTGGTACCAAGGAAATAGGATAACTGGAATTTGAAATGATAGATTACTCCACTGAAATTTGTAGATCAATGTCAATGCCAAACAATGAATTCAAAGACATCATTGGCACCAGTAAACGACAAACTGGGAAAGAACCATATATAGATTACCCTAGAAACGTGAGCCGTGCCGACCAAATAAACATCGCAAACGCCACCTTCGGCAGCCGACTCACACGTGAGGGCCACTACACTCCTCGAAAGCTCAACAGGCAGCTCTTTCCTCACATAATGCCCATTATTATTATCGATTTCATTACAGTCCGTTCTGCCCTCACTATTATTGAAAGCGTCTTCTCCCAATGGCACGGACTGATCCTCAACGTTAACAAAATCATCGACGCCTGCAGCCGACGTGGGAGACGGAGGGTCCATCGCACGGCGGCGAGCGGCGATAACGAGGGATCTGAGCGGTAAATAATGACGACGGAACGGCGTCGTCTTGGCAGGGATTACACAGGGCAGATGACAGCAAAAGGCGGATCATTCAAAgattttggaaaaatttcacGGGTTTATTACAACAAAATTTGGAATTATCTGATGATGATAACTATTATAACATGCTACAtctatatctgaattgatatatattatattatagaataattttttaaaaaaataaaaataaaaaaactcaaccattattttcaattaatttacaATTTATTTAATGTACATCTTAATCAACCTATATAAAAAAGTTACATTAATGTCACTTAACTTGaacaatttttaaatataatcttTTTACGAGTCATTTTACATTCTTAGTATAATAACTTGTATTTTGTTTTCCATTTCGATCTTTTTTTTTGTCCAAATTTGAAATTGATCATCAGAAATTTGCCTAAAGGATGATTGAATATGTTGAGTTTGAAAATAAAGTAAGAATTTTGGTTTTTTGacgagaaaaaaaatatatatatagcaaaatatttaaatcttatcagttgattattattattattattattattattattattattattattattattattattattattattattattattatttttgtttaggtcgacttttttaaaataaaaaataaaacacagttgtttttttaaatcaaaaaccAAAACCCCAAAATTCAATTTCCAACTCAACATTCGTTGGTCAGTTTCAAATTTAGACAAGAAGATGGCTGTAATTGGAAAACAGACTGCAAATTACTGTACAAATACTGTAAATTGACACCTAACAAGACTAAATTTGGAAAATGTGCAAGTAAGAGGACGACAAATATAATTTTCCTTAAAAATGAGTAAATCTCTAGTAAAAGGTTTTAGACGGGTTCATCTCATCTAGACCTGCAATGAAacgatatatttttattataaaaagtaatatttttgatatgttATGTTAAATCGAAAAATCGTTTCGCGTGTTGAAATTATCACACAAGAATTTTtgtgtataaaaatatatataaaaaaataaagacaaaatgaccattttaatAATGTATGTATCGAAGTGTAATACTTTTAGTTATGCATATTTTATTGAAGAGTgcgtctcatgtgagaccgtctcacgggtcataatccgtgagacgggtcaactctctctatattcacaataaaaagtaatactctcagcataaaaagtgatactttttcatgtgtgacccaaataagagatccgtctcacaaaaacgacccgtgagaccgtctcacacaagtttttgcctttatgagtgagtctcatgtgagaccgtctcacggatcttaatctgtgagacgggtcaaccctacccatattcacaataaaaagtaatactcttagcataaaaagtaatactttttcatggataatctaaataagagatctgtctcacaaatacgacccgtgagaccgtctcacacaagtttttgccaaaaaattAAGAATCAGCAAATAAGATGTTGGCATAAGTTTACATTGCTATTTGAATTAACTTCTATGCCCTTGAAAGCGAAAGTGAAAGTGAAAGTGTTGCTACATATAGACTATTCTGAGTAATATCAATCTATCTGCACTTGTTCTTCaaacaaattttatttgatAAACATAATTGTGGGACAGAGGAATTGGCGTACAACTGCTGGGAATGAAGGAGCCATGCATTACATTTACCAAACtcaaaacaaagaaagaaaaagcATCGGAAAAATTTGCAAGAACGTAGGTTCCCTCGCATCAGACAATTCCAAAGTACTGTTCCAAGGATGCAGCGGAGAGCACGTTGGAGTGGGGTTGTTCGAGCTTGCCAGAAGAGATGTGAAGCAGATACTTGATGAATCTCTGGAAAATGGGAAATTGCGGTCGATTCAAAACAAGGCTTATAACTCGGAAACAGGAATTTGACGATCCATTTCCATATCGATAATGGTATTTGGCGACATCTCAGTTGATTCGTTGTTAATATTGCAGAACTCGTAGTTTCTCCCTATGTgaatataatgatttgaaaaaagTAACACATACCGATAACTGGTTAACAACTTCAGGATTGGAGTCTATGTGCCAATCTGGTTCGAGTTGTCTGACAAAAGAAGTTCGGCCCGTCTCTGTGCTACAGAAAAGCACCTGCGGGTTCATTTATTAGATAAACGGTACAAAACGGGAGTGGTTCAAAATTTTTAACCAGTGTTCAGCACATGAAACTGGATGATTATTCAACATAATTCAGATGACGCGAAAATGCAAAATGTTAAACCGCAACCGCCTGGCCATAAGTACACAACTTACTTCTGCAAGGCCACCACATCTGACAGCAATTAAATCATAATTTATGcacaaaatatcaatttttgaGCAATACCTTATCTTTAACCAAACCACCAGAAGTAAAAACCCCAGCCTCTTCCAAAGCTACAAGAACATTCTTctgcattattttattcagcTTATTAGTGATTTAGAATCAAAAGCTCATACCAATAACAAAGTTCAATAAATTACAGATCGCAAAAAAGCTTCATTACGATGCATCCTGACACTCTTCAGATTTGAGTCGCAGAGTTATTCTGCTCACTAATTAAATACTTTTCTTATAAGTTCTTACAGAATTAAAGAGTATTGGTACATATTTGGAGCTATATCTATCATGCCTCAGCTAGCCAGAAAAGGAAATAGCCAATGCCATAAGTATCCTCACAAGCAAAGAAGGTAAGGCGCTGCAATTCCCCAATTCTGAACAAGTTTCTCTTTATAATCATTTGAGTGATACGTGTGGTATCAAAAAGCATTTATTTTTCCTCAAAGTTCACATAAACATTTAAACAGTCAAATGCAGACAAATTTTTCAGCATACCAAATGTAAAATAAAGCGGTAATACAATTTAACGTCTGAAGTAGACCAGTCTATTCCTCCAAGAAAAGAAGAATAAAAATATTGAGGTCACCACGAATATatccaaaattaactcatgaTCGTTCCAAAATGTTACCGAATCAATAACCGCGGTTCAGTCAAACATGCATGTGTTTATGCTGACAACTTCAATCTTTTATCTGCATCCTTAAAGTTCTACCTCAACCATATATAATtacaatgaatttcaaaatataaaataaaataaatttgaaatagcaaaaaaaatttaaatatatcaaGGAGGAGAAGAAATTGTCTCCGACTTACTTCACTTATGTCATCCAACACCCTTTCCATGAGATAAAGATCACAAAACTTTGTGATCTCTAGCAAAACCTCCAAAATTGATGATTTGACAGTTGCTTGCTTCTGGCCAAAAAGAAAGTCCGGAAAAAATGAGGAATTCATGAAGATGACATGATGTAAAATGATGGGAAACTAAGGTTACCTGCAGCTCCTCTGGACTGCTTTCCTCAAGGATGACATCAAGCAACCGGCATGTTACCTGCACCAGTTAAGATATGGAAAAAGAGTCAAGTCATTTGCATGAGACTAAAAAATCATTCAATCACGAAGTCAGAATTGCATTAAGTGCAGATTTGTAGATATGACACTGGTTTCAAGATTTAACAAATAACACCTCCTTATGACTAATGTACATAGTTCTGCAGGAATGGGAACTGAAATACGTCCTGTCATGGAGTACTAGAACTGTAACATTAAAGTTGAAGACATTATAGGAATAATAAAAACTTCGATAAACTTGATAACTTTACTTATATGTCCGTTGCATGAGGGGTACACCAACATAGTTTGTTTATTAGCCCGAGGCAGGGTTGGCACCAAAATGAGCAACTCTGCCCATGAAAACAGATATACAGCAGGAGGCACAGATACTAAACTACTAGGCATTCTATAAATTCTACCAGGTATCAAAATGCATACTCTTGGTTACATATTCTCAACACAGCGGGAACTCCTTACCGggtatgaaaaaatattttttgtagtTATTTCTTACCCAAGTCCTTCGAACAGCCCCACTACAAAATTTTCAGCATTTGTAATTTCATCCACAGAACTTAATATACTCCTTAGATGCCAAATCCAACTCCTTTTTACCTATTTAGTACAATGATCATGAACCCACTTATCACCATGACTATCCCTCTCGTAACTTTTTTCAAGTGATGCGTAACTATAAGGGTCCTAGATTTTCTTCCACTATTTGGATGTTCCACATGGGGAGCCCCAAGACAACAATTACATCTAGTTCAATCCACTCTTTTCAGTCTGTACTTCAGCATATATTCTTCCTACTTTCTAGTCTAACACTGAAACATTTAATCCCAGTTAACTCCTCTTCGCCATTCTATTCCTCGTTTCCTATCCTAGCCGATTGCAGAAATCTAATTCATCGAGGGAAGATACATCCACTTCATAATATACCAAGGTTTGATTTTTACTTGGCTATGTACAAGGCAGAAGATCCTCTTAAAGTTCGCTGAATTGATATCAGGGATCATCTTACTGCTCTATGTGAACTATCAAGTTATTTCAGCTTCAGCTAAAGTGCCTGAGCAGGGAAATATCGTGTTCATCAAACTATCGATTAAATAAGTAACCACGCACGCACACATGAAATGAAAGCAGACCAGCAACGAAATGCATAACTACCTTCCTTCCTTCACTCAACCTTTGTCTAACTATTTGCGCAAGAGTTGGCTGCAATGGAACCCAAAAAAATAGTTACAATAATTTCAAACATActgcaaaaattaaaattttaagacaTAGTTGACCAACCTTCACGGGCTGAAAGAATTCATCGATCACATTTTGTGTTCTGGAATCTTCTGAAGGGTCACCAACTTGTGGAGATGCATCATTCACATTTGCATGACTATTAACACCAGAACTACCAGTTGATGAGGCCTGCCTTTTAGGTTGCCTTCTTGGAGGCGACCTGGGTGTTCTCAATAGTCTCCAAGTAAAAACTAAAGCAAATGCTAGCCCGGCTATGGCCCCAACAGATCTTGAATCCTGTGGTCCAAACAATCACGAAAATATCAACTAGTGAGTAAAACAAAACGTTATTTTCTTCTCTTTTGAGTAAAATTTGCCGACTAAAAATGAAATTGTTCAAACAACAAAGCATATTTTAGAATCATATTCTAACAGTTAATTTGCAAAGCAAAAGGAGAATAGGATACCAAAATGATCTATGCACTCAACCCATGAGGAATAAGAACTCCAAAAGGATTATTGACCTCATAGGCCGGGATGTAAATGCTCCCCCCTACGCAAAGTTCATCCAGAATGCCTTTGAATGTTTCCCTAAAACCTAGTTTGTTTGCCTACTTACCAAAGTTGATCTTTCTAAATAGCTAGCAAAAACTCAAAGTAACTTTCATCGGCATAAGGACTTCTTCAAAAACTAGtcaagtttttaaaaaaatttgttatatCTTATTTCATATGAACAATAGAAGACTTGGTTATCTTTATTTGTTTTCCTATTCTCCTGTGTATGAAACAAAGGCCTAACTAAACGAAAATGAGTGCATAAAGGTATACTAAAGGAAAGGAACAGAAGGGAAAGGGTCTCAACAATTGACATGAGTAGTG
Encoded here:
- the LOC140836543 gene encoding uncharacterized protein, with amino-acid sequence MDPPSPTSAAGVDDFVNVEDQSVPLGEDAFNNSEGRTDCNEIDNNNGHYVRKELPVELSRSVVALTCESAAEGGVCDVYLVGTAHVSRESCQEVEAIINFLKPQVVFLELCSSRVAVLMPHNLKVPTMGEMLDMWKKNHNLFGILYSWFLAKVASKLEVFPGAEFRVAYEEAKKYGGKVILGDRPVQVTLRRTWIKMPLWHKTKLLSSLLFQSVFLPSPEDLNKAMKEMDDVDMLTLVIQEMSKQFPTLMETLVHERDKFMSASLLSVASEHNSVVAVVGKGHLPGISKNWKQPIEVKQLLNIPSQNHSVPLVRMATAVGVAVAGVAIISGLYFSSKK
- the LOC140836544 gene encoding peroxisome biogenesis protein 22-like yields the protein MADNSKEDLLRLVKRVGAFLTVKISNIFRHMDSRSVGAIAGLAFALVFTWRLLRTPRSPPRRQPKRQASSTGSSGVNSHANVNDASPQVGDPSEDSRTQNVIDEFFQPVKPTLAQIVRQRLSEGRKVTCRLLDVILEESSPEELQKQATVKSSILEVLLEITKFCDLYLMERVLDDISEKNVLVALEEAGVFTSGGLVKDKVLFCSTETGRTSFVRQLEPDWHIDSNPEVVNQLSRFIKYLLHISSGKLEQPHSNVLSAASLEQYFGIV